In one Photobacterium swingsii genomic region, the following are encoded:
- a CDS encoding FRG domain-containing protein, translated as MKFPTFDYRAWYKTDVDSMEQVKALFFNEKPYNDFYYRGMANYDFICISTFYRYFINSRKLDWREVDVGFNSMVELPEIDEDEYKNLSFSILDDFYSNLLSLGSKEISYESVAYLAQHYGLPTDLIDFSYDPKIALYFACCEMPESDCSLYMFDIYAHVKRMMALAGQGPTANIGYMLNEDDTHMTNEERAQAFKDYGTTLSKDGASTVTPIIKGDDIRFGERIINQKGAFIYHRSEVPMDQLMYTASSDSYYRGRRIYKIVKELKPQILQVLDECFGINEAFVYPSTDLNFEIIDKASAMTKEKFEL; from the coding sequence GTGAAATTTCCAACGTTTGACTATCGAGCATGGTACAAAACCGATGTAGACTCAATGGAGCAGGTCAAAGCACTATTTTTCAATGAAAAGCCATACAACGATTTTTACTATCGTGGGATGGCTAACTATGACTTTATTTGCATTTCAACGTTTTACCGCTATTTCATCAATAGCCGCAAGCTAGATTGGCGAGAGGTTGATGTAGGCTTTAATTCAATGGTTGAGCTACCTGAAATCGACGAAGATGAATACAAGAACCTCTCGTTTAGCATCCTAGATGATTTCTACTCAAACCTGCTTTCCCTTGGTTCTAAAGAGATTTCTTATGAGTCAGTTGCTTACTTGGCGCAGCACTATGGCTTACCAACTGATCTGATTGATTTTAGCTATGATCCAAAGATCGCGTTGTATTTTGCTTGCTGTGAGATGCCAGAAAGTGATTGCAGCCTTTACATGTTCGATATCTATGCACACGTCAAGCGTATGATGGCTTTAGCTGGTCAGGGGCCAACGGCTAACATTGGTTACATGCTTAACGAAGATGATACGCATATGACCAATGAAGAACGAGCGCAAGCATTTAAAGACTACGGCACGACTTTAAGTAAAGACGGTGCCTCAACAGTGACACCAATCATTAAAGGCGATGATATTCGCTTTGGTGAGCGTATCATTAATCAGAAAGGAGCGTTCATCTATCATCGTAGCGAAGTTCCTATGGATCAGCTGATGTATACCGCTTCTAGTGATTCCTATTATCGTGGACGCAGAATCTATAAGATCGTCAAAGAACTAAAGCCACAAATTCTACAGGTTCTTGATGAATGCTTTGGTATTAACGAAGCATTTGTTTACCCATCAACTGATCTGAACTTTGAAATCATTGATAAGGCATCAGCTATGACCAAAGAAAAGTTCGAACTGTAA
- a CDS encoding AAA family ATPase, producing the protein MKIKKVEIQAFRAYDLMEDSVFDFSIKNNDIADFISIYAPNGFGKTSFYDAVEWGVTNNISRFLRREKENKLSAKAESKKSTLGKYIFRNKFSLKDTDTFVKLYTDSTEIENVFDHKKLRSTQRDTKFDSDATKKGTEYLLDVILSQDSIDSFLKEDDSFLRYTKFMDSFGDKEVDKKYRVIIDLIKINKSKISDCNKNLINLKKELKSDFDDEILTKINSAIKGFNKNNTKIPLISPSFTEKEDLEFSNALTERTKDIEFKITDLEKKQNLIESTFSNKSEFFDYSSNKEKIIKLESEIRELKNIDKLFGKKDELNTKIATSRKNLNDLEKNKVELEELYKIFSNFIEVKENIRKVNDKISTFKSKLEGKSFTLSEKIKTLSVEKTKQKSLDGELRSFQEKIENSSGLYQKLALEKTYSINIKNVIEKYKSIVELRDSRVSYQDEKIKNYNHSISLIKNDRYPDLFESDLESLKVKVDEIKSNNLHILNLKEELETLTIKINDNGELNKEIKQLIKLGSDIVSKNKLSNCPLCKKNHGDFSTLAKRISNNPLIDNSFNELIKNKSDLENELRIVKKNVSAIKNDVISCFESIINIESVELENRRYKLFKSRNKLLEKSKELILIEDRISALTIETNGLENDTYISQLLSEVKSIEAVIANSRADLNISLESIKTIEKEIALLKTEVDSSQEQLKFLQGNVHYLKVVNYIETVSTVEDFKQDHINDSIFKLMDRIQVCKDEILSLVKQEKIIEEEISDKPLSDFVSIINDKSKLFDNLINFNRHVEQFFSNNFDKDLVKLEITDLHKTLSDESDVIKRDVSVMQMKLIEIEKIKEYKENVIPFLKHQKNYSDYVKYLDEKKFLEEVVSEELKRERRKLSNHIHDNVRSFFHQDLINSLYSKIDPHPKYKKISFECDFSNDKPRLDVFISGESGNIVPTLYFSSAQLNILSLSIFLAKALNVKDDDKNPVNCIFIDDPIQAMDSINILSVIDLFRSIVVNMGKQIILSTHDENFYNLLQKKIPEDLFKSRYIELESFGKVKKEA; encoded by the coding sequence ATGAAGATTAAAAAAGTTGAAATTCAAGCTTTCCGAGCTTATGACCTTATGGAAGATAGTGTTTTTGATTTTTCCATAAAAAATAATGATATTGCTGATTTTATCTCAATATATGCACCAAATGGTTTTGGAAAGACATCCTTTTATGATGCTGTAGAGTGGGGAGTTACTAATAATATTAGTCGCTTTTTGCGTCGTGAAAAGGAGAATAAATTATCAGCTAAAGCAGAATCGAAAAAATCAACTTTAGGTAAGTATATATTTAGAAATAAGTTCTCATTAAAAGATACTGATACGTTTGTTAAATTATATACAGATTCGACTGAGATTGAAAATGTATTTGATCATAAGAAATTAAGATCAACTCAGCGTGATACCAAATTTGATTCTGATGCTACAAAAAAAGGAACAGAATATCTTCTTGACGTAATATTATCTCAAGACTCTATTGATTCTTTTCTAAAAGAAGATGACTCATTTCTTAGATATACTAAGTTCATGGACTCCTTTGGTGATAAAGAAGTTGACAAAAAATATAGAGTAATAATCGATCTAATTAAAATTAATAAATCTAAAATTAGTGATTGTAATAAAAACCTTATAAATTTAAAAAAAGAGTTGAAATCTGATTTTGATGATGAAATTCTTACAAAAATAAATTCAGCCATTAAAGGCTTCAACAAAAACAACACTAAGATACCATTAATATCTCCTAGTTTTACAGAAAAGGAGGATTTGGAGTTTAGCAATGCCCTTACTGAAAGAACGAAAGATATAGAATTTAAAATCACTGACTTAGAGAAAAAGCAGAATTTAATTGAATCTACTTTCAGTAACAAAAGTGAATTTTTCGATTATTCAAGTAATAAAGAGAAAATAATAAAGCTAGAAAGTGAAATAAGAGAGCTAAAAAATATAGATAAGTTGTTTGGTAAAAAAGATGAGCTAAATACTAAAATCGCCACTTCAAGGAAGAACTTAAATGATTTAGAAAAAAATAAAGTAGAGTTGGAAGAATTATATAAAATATTCTCAAACTTTATTGAAGTAAAGGAAAATATTCGCAAGGTAAATGATAAGATTAGTACATTTAAAAGTAAACTTGAAGGTAAATCGTTTACTCTTTCTGAAAAAATAAAAACACTTTCTGTAGAAAAGACTAAACAAAAATCACTCGATGGAGAGCTTAGAAGTTTTCAAGAAAAAATAGAAAATTCTTCGGGTTTATACCAGAAGCTCGCTTTGGAAAAGACATATAGCATTAACATTAAAAATGTAATAGAAAAATACAAGTCTATTGTAGAGTTAAGGGATAGCAGAGTATCATATCAAGATGAAAAAATAAAAAACTATAACCATTCTATATCTCTTATTAAGAATGATAGATATCCAGACCTTTTCGAGAGTGATCTTGAGTCACTAAAAGTAAAAGTGGATGAAATTAAAAGTAATAATTTACATATCTTAAATCTTAAGGAAGAACTAGAAACATTAACAATAAAAATCAATGATAATGGAGAGTTAAACAAGGAGATTAAGCAGCTCATAAAATTAGGATCAGATATAGTTTCTAAAAATAAGCTATCAAACTGTCCTCTATGTAAAAAAAATCATGGAGACTTTTCTACATTAGCAAAGAGAATATCAAACAACCCGCTGATTGATAACAGCTTTAATGAGTTGATCAAAAATAAATCTGACTTAGAGAATGAGCTTCGTATAGTCAAAAAGAATGTCTCAGCTATCAAAAATGATGTTATTTCATGTTTTGAAAGTATTATTAATATCGAGTCAGTTGAGCTTGAAAATAGAAGGTATAAGCTTTTTAAATCAAGAAATAAATTACTGGAGAAAAGCAAAGAACTTATTTTAATTGAAGATAGAATTAGCGCGTTAACGATTGAAACAAATGGCTTGGAAAATGATACATATATTAGTCAACTATTAAGTGAAGTTAAAAGTATTGAAGCAGTAATAGCAAATTCTAGAGCTGATCTTAATATTTCCTTAGAATCAATTAAAACAATTGAGAAAGAAATTGCATTGTTAAAAACTGAAGTTGACAGTAGTCAAGAGCAATTGAAGTTTTTACAAGGTAATGTTCACTACTTGAAAGTTGTTAATTATATTGAAACAGTATCTACTGTTGAAGATTTTAAACAAGATCATATAAATGATTCTATTTTTAAGTTAATGGATAGAATACAAGTTTGTAAAGATGAAATTTTATCCTTAGTTAAACAAGAAAAAATCATTGAAGAGGAGATTTCTGATAAACCTCTGAGTGACTTTGTGTCTATAATTAATGATAAATCAAAATTGTTCGATAATTTAATAAATTTCAATAGACATGTTGAACAGTTTTTTAGTAACAATTTTGATAAAGATCTAGTTAAGTTAGAAATCACTGATTTACATAAGACTCTTTCTGATGAGAGTGATGTTATCAAGCGAGATGTATCAGTGATGCAAATGAAATTAATTGAAATAGAAAAAATAAAGGAATACAAAGAAAATGTTATTCCTTTCTTAAAACATCAGAAAAATTATTCAGATTATGTGAAATATTTAGATGAGAAGAAATTCCTTGAGGAAGTTGTATCTGAAGAATTGAAAAGAGAAAGACGAAAGCTATCGAATCATATTCACGATAATGTTAGATCATTCTTTCATCAAGACCTTATAAATTCATTGTATAGTAAAATTGACCCTCACCCTAAATACAAGAAAATTTCTTTTGAATGTGATTTTAGTAATGATAAACCAAGACTGGACGTTTTTATAAGTGGAGAGTCTGGAAATATTGTTCCTACACTTTATTTTAGTTCTGCTCAATTGAATATTTTAAGTTTAAGTATATTTTTAGCTAAAGCATTAAATGTTAAGGATGATGATAAAAATCCAGTTAACTGCATCTTCATTGACGATCCAATTCAAGCAATGGATAGTATTAATATATTGTCTGTAATTGACCTGTTTAGAAGTATTGTTGTTAATATGGGTAAACAAATAATATTGTCTACTCATGATGAGAATTTCTATAATTTGCTTCAAAAGAAAATACCAGAAGACTTATTCAAATCTAGATATATAGAGCTTGAATCTTTCGGGAAAGTTAAAAAAGAAGCATAG
- a CDS encoding ABC-three component system middle component 1, producing the protein MKQKISYEVVQVELSEDLKTSYNLEDAQVVKIQIINGLYIVFYKFKKEATLVKNWDNLNSVVAAELSSTFENDYERWNLYSFYLCESSVKPSVKYKIEHDKYSSRKIVLGKFDSNLDGDSISSLISKYITNDDLVIKDVEDVDVSYSSESIVYGLIESEKTSNKNEIESLHFKLLLMLREKSNVGEVSNED; encoded by the coding sequence ATGAAACAAAAAATATCATATGAAGTTGTTCAGGTTGAGTTAAGCGAAGATCTTAAAACAAGCTATAATCTTGAAGATGCTCAGGTTGTAAAAATACAGATCATAAATGGTCTTTATATTGTCTTCTATAAGTTTAAAAAGGAAGCGACACTTGTTAAAAATTGGGATAATTTGAATAGTGTTGTAGCTGCGGAGTTAAGTTCTACATTTGAAAATGACTATGAACGTTGGAATCTATATTCATTTTATTTGTGTGAAAGCTCAGTAAAACCGTCTGTTAAATATAAAATTGAGCATGATAAGTATTCTAGTCGTAAAATTGTACTAGGAAAGTTCGATTCCAACCTCGATGGTGATTCAATATCGAGCCTTATTTCAAAATATATCACTAATGATGATTTGGTTATTAAGGATGTTGAAGATGTAGATGTATCATATTCTTCTGAATCCATAGTATATGGATTAATTGAATCAGAAAAAACATCCAATAAGAATGAAATTGAAAGTTTACATTTTAAACTGTTATTAATGTTGAGAGAAAAATCGAATGTTGGCGAGGTGAGTAATGAAGATTAA
- a CDS encoding ABC-three component system protein: MSDVERFRYFTVLVQNGSGCLFQPYSEEYTYVLTAKHNFDDVTNIKITRQIFDENDVVQIETLTAIGEPFFHPNEDIDAAIIKVEKVECLLPLLRISDSCVNPTDYYLCGHPKSREGNDSFRKNKLTALTKKHLGYVEGEINKSVTHSEVVGQSGGGILKYINDSHFIAGIQKKMSAQDDDEILGRVDFMPLSFFDEIVDHFPGELEKIYPAYISSFFELIGDTYQLEDLAISTKELIKSELQGVASDLCQEFSPGKIIELYKNAYLIKNESYDSIYNTKLWVGFLELLVLNQIHANEQLKIIDLKEINKKNRLFFGTVEKKWAEVMKPLFLSDLSDVEKGGSIFVVTSVDDMPTKTQYSPSGVENIAQVSKRKMTINSTVTEPAEYLKIKHIYQLQQNIINNDDAFLQVTMSNISDVIKNETKNII; this comes from the coding sequence ATGAGTGATGTAGAAAGATTTAGATATTTTACAGTTCTTGTCCAAAATGGTAGTGGATGTTTATTTCAACCTTACTCTGAAGAATACACTTATGTTTTGACAGCTAAGCATAATTTTGATGATGTAACTAATATCAAGATTACAAGACAGATTTTCGATGAAAATGATGTTGTTCAAATTGAAACATTAACAGCCATTGGTGAGCCATTTTTTCATCCAAATGAAGATATTGATGCGGCAATTATAAAAGTTGAGAAAGTTGAATGCCTTCTGCCACTTTTAAGAATAAGTGATTCTTGTGTTAATCCAACTGACTATTACTTGTGTGGCCATCCAAAATCTCGTGAAGGCAATGATAGCTTTAGGAAAAATAAACTAACAGCCTTGACTAAAAAACATCTAGGTTATGTTGAAGGTGAGATTAATAAATCTGTTACTCATAGTGAGGTTGTCGGGCAGTCCGGAGGTGGAATTTTAAAGTATATAAATGATTCTCATTTCATCGCAGGGATACAAAAGAAAATGTCGGCGCAAGATGATGATGAAATCCTAGGTAGAGTGGACTTCATGCCATTGTCATTTTTTGATGAAATAGTGGATCACTTCCCTGGGGAATTAGAAAAAATTTATCCTGCATATATCAGTTCATTTTTTGAGCTGATAGGTGATACTTACCAGCTTGAAGATTTAGCTATTAGCACAAAAGAATTAATTAAAAGTGAATTACAGGGTGTTGCATCAGATTTATGCCAAGAGTTCAGTCCAGGAAAAATAATTGAATTATATAAAAATGCATATTTAATTAAAAATGAATCTTATGATAGCATTTATAATACAAAATTATGGGTAGGTTTCTTGGAGTTATTAGTTTTGAATCAGATTCATGCTAATGAACAACTTAAAATTATCGATTTAAAAGAAATTAACAAAAAAAACCGTTTGTTTTTTGGCACAGTTGAAAAAAAATGGGCTGAAGTTATGAAGCCTCTATTCTTGTCTGATTTATCGGATGTAGAAAAAGGTGGCAGTATTTTTGTTGTGACTTCTGTTGATGATATGCCTACTAAAACACAATATTCTCCTAGTGGTGTTGAAAATATAGCTCAGGTTTCAAAAAGAAAAATGACCATTAACTCAACTGTAACGGAACCCGCTGAATATTTGAAGATAAAACATATTTATCAATTACAGCAGAATATCATAAATAATGATGACGCATTTTTACAAGTGACGATGTCTAATATTTCGGATGTTATTAAAAATGAAACAAAAAATATCATATGA
- a CDS encoding ComEC/Rec2 family competence protein codes for MKVKFLEAKNGDSILINFTDNNEINRNILIDGGTSSTYQFKNKKSKLEDGSLKKELAKIDCVDLLILTHVDDDHIGGILNWFSKDPEAKNKVKKVWFNSGRLIFEQFNVDEIEENLQPLDDSSSLNTSIKQGATFEKYITENGLWDRVLIDTSKEIEAFGLNFTFLSPDEDKLKALLHKWEKEDPNLNTSVSDDYNKSLKEHIDSDSFKEDKSIHNGSSIAFILSQNGKNLVFLGDAHPRLVEKRLQNLGYSDEIPLEAEFLKLSHHGSKSNTSYELLKLIKTNKYVVSSNGDIHRLPHKQCLARVINHNKSAEIYFNYAQKPTEIFRDEDHQEFPDFKAIYIDSEFDV; via the coding sequence ATGAAAGTTAAGTTTCTTGAAGCCAAAAATGGCGACTCAATTTTAATTAATTTCACTGATAATAATGAGATTAATAGAAATATTTTGATTGATGGTGGGACATCAAGCACATATCAATTTAAAAATAAGAAAAGCAAATTAGAAGATGGAAGCTTAAAGAAAGAGCTAGCTAAAATTGATTGTGTTGACTTGTTAATTCTCACGCATGTTGATGATGATCATATCGGCGGAATTTTGAACTGGTTTTCAAAAGATCCCGAAGCAAAAAATAAAGTTAAGAAAGTCTGGTTTAATTCTGGTCGTTTAATATTCGAACAGTTTAATGTTGATGAAATTGAAGAGAACCTACAACCTTTGGACGATAGTAGTAGCCTAAACACAAGTATTAAACAAGGGGCTACTTTTGAGAAATATATCACTGAAAACGGGTTGTGGGATAGGGTTTTAATCGATACGTCAAAAGAAATTGAAGCATTTGGTTTAAATTTTACTTTTCTTTCTCCAGATGAAGACAAGCTTAAAGCGCTACTTCACAAGTGGGAGAAAGAAGACCCTAATTTAAATACATCCGTTTCTGATGACTATAACAAAAGTTTAAAAGAACATATTGATTCAGATTCATTTAAGGAAGATAAATCAATTCATAATGGCAGCTCTATAGCTTTTATCCTTAGTCAGAATGGAAAAAATCTCGTTTTCTTAGGTGATGCTCATCCGAGGTTGGTTGAAAAACGCTTACAAAATCTTGGCTATTCAGATGAAATACCACTTGAGGCTGAATTCTTAAAACTATCTCATCATGGAAGTAAATCGAATACATCATATGAGCTATTAAAGCTTATAAAAACAAATAAGTATGTAGTTAGTTCAAATGGTGATATTCATAGGTTACCTCATAAACAATGCCTTGCAAGAGTCATAAATCACAATAAATCGGCAGAAATATATTTTAACTACGCACAAAAACCTACGGAAATTTTTCGTGACGAGGATCACCAAGAGTTTCCCGATTTTAAGGCAATTTATATTGATAGTGAATTTGATGTATGA
- a CDS encoding viperin family antiviral radical SAM protein, translated as MSSENHLVVNTATAGQLNEFVINWHITEACNYNCTYCFAKWGKPNELHRSLGAIEKLLDKLANYFIHGNPEIKRILGYQSVRLNFAGGEPMMLGSAFPTALVMAKQKGFKTSIVTNGSYLLRGRFQLPPNTLDMVGISFDSQQHPVRRELGRIDRKGNSFNIDELKLAVQHLSHTQKGLKTKINTVVNALNWEEDFSPLISSLSLDKWKVLQLMPTGRTDFLISDEQFTSFVERHLGKGLPISAESNNTMTESYLMIDPNGRFYQNSKGMSDYSYSERITDVGVETALNQISFNCHRFMSRYYAENSSNICGEVLA; from the coding sequence ATGTCTTCAGAAAATCACCTTGTTGTTAACACTGCGACCGCTGGTCAGTTAAATGAATTCGTAATCAACTGGCACATAACAGAGGCGTGCAACTACAACTGTACCTATTGCTTTGCTAAGTGGGGAAAACCCAATGAGCTTCATCGCTCATTGGGTGCAATTGAAAAACTGCTCGACAAACTAGCCAACTATTTCATTCATGGTAACCCAGAGATCAAAAGAATTCTTGGCTACCAAAGTGTACGTTTAAATTTCGCGGGTGGTGAGCCTATGATGCTAGGTAGCGCGTTCCCCACAGCCTTAGTAATGGCGAAACAAAAAGGATTCAAAACTTCAATTGTTACTAACGGCAGCTACCTGCTAAGAGGTCGTTTTCAGTTACCTCCTAACACTTTAGATATGGTTGGTATCAGCTTCGATAGTCAACAACATCCAGTAAGAAGAGAGTTAGGTCGTATTGATAGAAAAGGCAATTCATTTAACATAGATGAGCTTAAGCTCGCAGTTCAACATCTATCGCACACTCAAAAAGGCTTGAAGACCAAAATAAACACTGTTGTAAATGCTCTAAATTGGGAAGAAGACTTTTCTCCGCTAATTTCCAGCCTATCGCTAGATAAATGGAAAGTCCTTCAACTTATGCCGACTGGTAGAACTGACTTTCTAATTTCGGATGAACAATTCACCAGTTTTGTTGAACGACATTTAGGTAAAGGCTTACCAATCTCAGCTGAATCAAATAATACAATGACTGAGTCATACTTGATGATTGATCCAAACGGACGTTTTTATCAAAACTCTAAAGGTATGTCTGATTATAGTTACAGTGAACGTATTACTGATGTGGGTGTAGAAACTGCGTTGAACCAAATAAGCTTCAATTGTCATCGTTTTATGTCTCGTTACTATGCTGAAAACTCATCCAACATTTGTGGTGAGGTGCTGGCATGA
- a CDS encoding PDDEXK family nuclease yields the protein MFEKNYLSRRLFRHSPVKTVISYPSLKHALPQFCESTLEKEWCLQRDFNSKIETYQTQPFTLLINGIRYTPDAITREVDGTDYIEEVKPVDELKKPKVIERLRKIECGLREKGFRFRILTDESTRNRTYIANLWLLKRHQSHPHTLDWLSDAKSELGATSSIEEVATWLTGQGIRVGGLYHAIGCEHMLCNLRGAIKPQLEVVFA from the coding sequence ATGTTTGAAAAAAATTATCTATCACGCCGACTTTTTCGTCATAGCCCCGTAAAAACGGTGATTTCCTACCCCAGCCTAAAGCACGCATTACCTCAGTTCTGCGAAAGCACACTTGAAAAAGAGTGGTGTCTTCAGCGCGATTTCAACTCAAAAATCGAAACGTATCAGACTCAGCCGTTTACCTTATTGATTAATGGTATTCGCTATACACCTGACGCGATTACACGTGAAGTCGATGGCACCGATTACATTGAAGAAGTTAAACCCGTCGATGAACTCAAAAAGCCGAAAGTGATTGAACGCTTAAGAAAGATTGAATGTGGGTTACGCGAAAAAGGCTTTCGATTTCGAATTCTAACTGACGAGTCAACGCGTAATCGCACCTATATCGCAAACTTATGGCTATTGAAGCGTCATCAGAGCCACCCACATACGCTCGATTGGCTGTCTGATGCCAAGAGCGAATTAGGTGCCACTTCTTCGATTGAGGAGGTGGCTACCTGGCTGACAGGTCAAGGCATCAGAGTTGGGGGGCTTTATCATGCGATTGGTTGTGAGCACATGCTATGTAATCTACGTGGCGCGATTAAACCGCAATTAGAGGTGGTATTCGCATGA
- a CDS encoding DDE-type integrase/transposase/recombinase — MMQASYSQFFRKGMEITLDGKDATIIHPTHDVLFIQFSETGEYLPLDKHLASSKFSKGELEIKALETLVPVKQVLTYEEQEETNRKIEYVKHLLTFDEPLSKKALKTLPAVAARLGDRKSPSKSTLSVWKEKYTQGGQQFMSLAPTQKGPKKIQTAAHFVDDIQQALDERFLIKTPAPLATIYKDLVDTWKAKGFKAKGKGSYPADSTFYNIKDKILFDVDIVLGHFGKSASNKTKRAALRKYITHHILERVEIDSMYISAGLLDEELRYLGPVMLTAAIDTHSRVILGVSIEVGRKGESTEHVVDCIRNAVLPKKGNLAIPEQYQDEWPMYGQPSQIIADAGAGYTSKSFTLLLALMSISRDTTRVRHPWKKPFIERFFGTLRKSFLEQMDGYISSSRYANDLEPDSTLEKCASLTVSQFKDELYHFILKDYHHKPHRGLNGDTPFNVWEKGAYFTDVSPPLEAYKIRMAYPRVKVATLDPTKGVRNMHFFYHSKELQQLHRELKKPSQKKNPQINIYVSHSDMSHVVVHDTIKDEYLRVPCTNPLVTEGMSLGETKYINGTLSIESDYQSTNYQQRSKQHIAENQSRVKNTGKGRKKRPVNPPLEVDNAQAEIDKLLMMKKDSVSIDAFDDVNENDWDEGEG; from the coding sequence ATGATGCAGGCATCTTATTCTCAGTTTTTTAGAAAAGGCATGGAGATTACGCTCGACGGTAAAGACGCGACGATTATTCACCCAACCCATGATGTTCTTTTCATTCAATTCAGTGAAACCGGTGAGTACCTTCCTCTAGATAAACATCTTGCCTCATCTAAATTTTCGAAGGGTGAGCTGGAAATAAAAGCGTTAGAAACGCTGGTGCCAGTCAAGCAGGTACTGACTTATGAAGAGCAAGAAGAAACGAACCGCAAAATCGAATATGTTAAGCACTTACTTACCTTCGATGAGCCTTTATCAAAAAAAGCGTTAAAAACCCTGCCAGCAGTAGCTGCGCGATTAGGTGATAGAAAATCCCCATCAAAATCTACGTTATCTGTCTGGAAAGAAAAGTACACTCAAGGTGGTCAGCAATTCATGTCGTTGGCACCAACCCAAAAGGGCCCCAAAAAAATACAGACAGCCGCGCACTTTGTTGATGATATTCAGCAAGCGTTAGATGAGCGGTTCTTAATCAAAACGCCAGCCCCGTTAGCCACCATTTATAAAGATCTCGTTGATACATGGAAAGCGAAGGGGTTCAAAGCGAAAGGGAAAGGGTCGTACCCTGCTGACTCAACGTTTTATAACATCAAAGATAAAATACTCTTTGATGTCGATATTGTTCTAGGTCATTTTGGAAAGTCCGCATCGAATAAAACGAAGCGAGCAGCATTACGCAAATATATAACGCATCATATTCTTGAGCGAGTTGAAATTGACTCTATGTATATTTCTGCGGGGTTATTGGATGAAGAGCTTCGTTACTTAGGGCCTGTGATGTTGACGGCTGCCATTGATACGCACAGTCGAGTTATCTTAGGGGTATCAATTGAAGTGGGCCGCAAGGGGGAAAGTACTGAACATGTTGTTGACTGTATTCGCAATGCTGTTTTGCCTAAGAAAGGGAATCTTGCCATCCCTGAGCAATACCAGGATGAATGGCCCATGTATGGTCAGCCATCGCAAATTATTGCGGATGCAGGGGCTGGCTATACATCAAAAAGTTTTACGTTATTGCTTGCTCTGATGAGTATCTCTCGCGATACCACGAGAGTGCGTCATCCTTGGAAAAAGCCGTTTATTGAGCGTTTCTTTGGGACTTTGCGTAAAAGCTTTTTGGAGCAGATGGATGGGTATATCTCATCAAGTCGTTATGCGAATGACTTGGAGCCAGATTCAACGCTTGAGAAGTGTGCTTCACTGACCGTCAGTCAATTTAAAGATGAGCTTTATCATTTTATTTTAAAAGACTATCACCATAAGCCACACCGTGGTTTAAACGGTGATACCCCGTTCAATGTATGGGAAAAGGGGGCATATTTCACGGATGTGTCACCTCCACTTGAAGCGTATAAAATCCGCATGGCGTACCCGCGTGTTAAAGTTGCCACACTCGACCCGACGAAAGGGGTTAGAAACATGCACTTTTTCTATCACAGTAAGGAGTTGCAACAACTACACCGTGAACTCAAAAAGCCAAGTCAGAAGAAAAATCCCCAAATCAATATTTATGTTTCCCATAGCGACATGTCGCATGTTGTGGTGCATGACACGATTAAAGATGAGTACTTGCGTGTTCCCTGCACCAACCCACTTGTTACAGAGGGGATGTCACTGGGTGAAACGAAGTACATCAATGGCACGCTTTCGATTGAATCAGACTATCAATCAACGAATTATCAACAGCGGAGTAAGCAGCATATTGCTGAAAACCAATCACGTGTAAAAAACACAGGAAAGGGCCGTAAGAAACGTCCTGTGAACCCGCCATTAGAAGTGGATAACGCACAAGCTGAAATCGATAAATTGCTCATGATGAAGAAGGACAGTGTGAGTATCGATGCATTTGATGATGTGAATGAAAACGATTGGGATGAGGGTGAAGGTTAA